One genomic window of Cottoperca gobio chromosome 10, fCotGob3.1, whole genome shotgun sequence includes the following:
- the tdo2a gene encoding tryptophan 2,3-dioxygenase A, producing the protein MSGCPYFEKRHLLFKNKPPNPEEGEDASQAGVNKASKGGIIYGDYLQLDKIISAQVLQSEVKGNKIHDEHLFIVTHQAYELWFKQILFELDSVRHIFISGHVRDERNMLKVNTRIHRIVMIFRLLVDQFSVLETMTALDFFDFREYLAPASGFQSLQFRILENKIGVPDNLRVPYNRRHYRDTFKGHESEMLLATEQEPTLIKLVEEWLERTPGLEVDGFNFWERLEINIFDGLTKEKEKIEIMEDSEDKEELMAELVKQKETFTSLFDEKRHDHLLSKGERRLSYKALQGALMIYFYREEPRFQVPFQLLTSLMDIDTLMTKWRYNHVCMVHRMIGSKAGTGGSSGYHYLRSTVSDRYKVFVDLFNLATFLVPRHWVPKLNPNIHKFLYMAECCDSSYCSSEDSD; encoded by the exons ATGAGTGGATGTCCGTACTTTGAGAAGAGGCATTT GTTATTCAAAAACAAGCCTCCCAATCCGGAGGAGGGTGAGGATGCCTCTCAGGCAGGGGTTAACAAGGCTAGTAAAGGAGGAATCATCTATGGAGACTATTTGCAG CTGGACAAAATCATCTCAGCCCAGGTGTtgcagagtgaagtgaaggGTAATAAGATCCATGATGAGCACCTCTTCATCGTCACCCATCAAG CCTATGAACTGTGGTTCAAACAGATTTTGTTCGAACTGGATTCAGTGCGACACATCTTCATCAGTGGACAC GTCCGAGATGAACGCAACATGCTCAAAGTCAACACTCGCATCCACAGGATCGTGATGATCTTCAGACTGTTGGTCGACCAGTTTTCCGTTTTGGAAACAATGACAGCCTTGGACTTTTTTGACTTTAG gGAATACCTGGCCCCTGCCTCTGGATTCCAAAGCCTTCAGTTTCGCATCTTGGAGAACAAAATCGGGGTCCCGGACAACCTGAGGGTCCCGTACAACAGACGCCATTACAGGGACACTTTCAAAGGTCATGAAAGTGAGATGCTGCTCGCCACTGAACAGGAGCCGACGCTCATAAAGCTGGTGGAG GAGTGGCTGGAGAGAACTCCGGGCCTGGAGGTGGATGGATTCAATTTCTGGGAAAGGCTGGAAATCAATATTTTTGATGGGCTGActaaggagaaggagaaaatcGAG ATAATGGAAGACTCTGAGGACAAAGAGGAGCTGATGGCTGAGCTGGTCAAACAGAAAGAGACGTTCACTTCTCTGTTTGATGAAAAGCGTCACGACCATCTCCTTAGCAAAG GTGAGAGGCGGCTCTCTTACAAGGCTCTCCAAGGTGCCCTGATGATCTACTTTTACAG GGAAGAGCCGAGGTTCCAGGTTCCTTTCCAGCTGCTCACGTCCCTCATGGATATCGACACCCTCATGACAAAATGGCGAT ACAATCACGTATGCATGGTGCATCGTATGATCGGCAGCAAAGCCGGCACAGGGGGCTCATCAGGCTACCACTACCTGAGATCTACTGTCAG TGACCGCTACAAAGTGTTTGTGGATCTGTTCAATCTAGCAACGTTCCTGGTGCCTCGCCACTGGGTGCCCAAGCTGAATCCAAACATCCATAAGTTCCTGTACATGGCCGAATGCTGCGACAGCTCCTACTGCAGCAGTGAAGACTCAGACTAG
- the ctso gene encoding LOW QUALITY PROTEIN: cathepsin O (The sequence of the model RefSeq protein was modified relative to this genomic sequence to represent the inferred CDS: inserted 2 bases in 1 codon; deleted 3 bases in 2 codons) yields MWGGHSYLGVIATHTLVFPLCCQNVSSDVKLKDSVDFHAFTEQFQRVYQRVYEVNSDEFNRRHVYLQDATKRRADLNAFSTXQSAKYGITRFSDFSQKEFRDLFLRASADGAPVFSGPKTERLPATFDWRDKAVVAPVQNQEACGSCWAVGAIQSVHAVGGSQLQQLSVQQVLDCSVQNKGCSRGSPFQALKWLKQTGVKLVRRSEYPYKAKTGICHFFSQSHGAVAVQNFTAHDFSAQEEAMMGQLVERGPLAAIVDAVSWQDYLRGIIQHHCSSQRSNHAVLVVGYSAVGDVPYWIVQNSWGTTWGDEGYVYIKIGGNVCGIVDCVAAVFI; encoded by the exons ATGTGGGGCGGACATTCATATCTAGGTGTAATagcgacacacacactcgtCTTTCCGCTGTGTTGTCAAAATGTGAGCTCGGATGTGAAGTTGAAAGACTCAGTTGATTTCCACGCGTTCACAGAGCAGTTTCAGCGCGTGTATCAGCGCGTGTATGAAGTCAACAGCGACGAATTTAACCGTCGTCATGTCTATTTACAG GATGCTACAAAGCGGCGTGCAGACCTGAACGCGTTCTCCAC GCAGTCTGCCAAGTATGGCATCACCCGGTTCTCTGACTTCTCTCAGAAGGAATTCAGAG ATCTCTTCCTGCGAGCAAGCGCTGACGGAGCTCCCGTCTTCTCTGGACCGAAGACAGAGCGGCTCCCGGCCACATTTGACTGGAGGGACAAAGCAGTGGTGGCACCGGTCCAGAACCAAGAAGC ATGCGGGAGTTGTTGGGCGGTTGGTGCCATACAATCTGTTCACGCTGTAGGAGGCtcgcagctgcagcagctcagcgTGCAGCAGGTTCTGGACTGCTCCGTCCAAAATAAAGGCTGCTCT AGAGGCTCCCCATTCCAGGCCCTGAAATGGTTAAAGCAA ACCGGGGTGAAGTTGGTGCGTCGGTCAGAGTATCCCTACAAGGCCAAGACGGGAATCTGCCACTTCTTCTCCCAGTCACACGGCGCTGTCGCTGTGCAGAACTTTACTGCACATGATTTCAg CGCTCAAGAGGAGGCAATGATGGGTCAGCTGGTGGAGCGCGGTCCCTTGGCTGCTATCGTGGATGCTGTCAGCTGGCAGGATTACCTGCGTGGAATCATCCAGCACCACTGCTCCAGCCAACGCTCTAACCATGCTGTCCTGGTTGTTGGATACAGCGCTGTCG GGGATGTTCCGTACTGGATTGTGCAGAACTCCTGGGGAACCACATGG GGGGATGAGggttatgtttatataaaaatcGGTGGAAACGTCTGTG gTATCGTAGATTGTGTGGCAGCAGTTTTCatctga
- the asb5a gene encoding ankyrin repeat and SOCS box protein 5 isoform X1: protein MSDPTEELTNKSFAARLSNVYLSILALFCFKIFIKVSLNLLTYFYIIRGNRKEAARISAEFYEYGQQHLSWADRSPLHDAASQGRLLALRTLILQGHSVNVLTIDHVTPLHEACAGDHVACARALIDAGANVNASTIDGVTPLLNACTMGSVACTEILLENGAKPQSLVYHPSPIHEATSKGHYGCVEALVTWGADVDMDIPHLGTALYTACVCQELECARKLLREGQLAAQCGSLHLHTGRLTSCASVQKGKSLDSPLHAAAEKDCTAVVKLLLDFGADINARNIEFQRPVDVAPPSSLTEGFLLLYEATPRLLSQLCRLCIRNCVSCDRLHLLSNLPLPIRLRNYLQYK, encoded by the exons ATGTCAGACCCAACAGAGGAACTCACCAACAAATCCTTCGCGGCCCGGTTGTCTAATGTTTACCTCAGCATCTTGGCACTGTTCTGCTTTAAGATCTTTATTAAGGTTTCTCTCAACTTGCTGACATACTTCTATATTATCCGCGGGAACCGTAAAGAGGCAGCCAGGATATCAGCAGAGTTTTATGAGTATGGCCAACAACACT TATCCTGGGCGGACCGCTCACCACTCCATGACGCTGCGAGTCAGGGCCGCCTCCTGGCTCTGAGGACTCTCATTTTACAG GGTCACAGTGTGAATGTTCTGACTATAGACCATGTGACACCCCTTCATGAGGCCTGTGCTGGAGACCATGTCGCTTGTGCCAGAGCTCTCATTGATGCAGGAGCAAAT GTCAATGCTTCTACAATTGATGGAGTCACCCCGCTGCTCAACGCCTGTACAATGGGCAGTGTGGCATGCACTGAAATTCTTTTAGAAAACGGAGCAAAACCCCAGAGCCTTGTTTACCATCCATCACCAATCCATGAAGCTACGAGCAAAG GTCATTACGGTTGTGTGGAGGCTCTGGTGACTTGGGGGGCAGATGTGGACATGGACATTCCTCACCTGGGCACAGCGCTGTATACAGCCTGCGTCTGCCAAGAGCTGGAGTGTGCCAGGAAACTCCTGAGGGAAGGTCAGCTCGCAGCACAGTGTGGATCTTTACATCTCCATACAGGCAGGCTCACGTCCt GTGCAAGTGTACAGAAAGGCAAATCCCTGGATTCACCCTTAcatgcagctgcagagaaagaCTGCACAGCCGtagtgaagctgctgctggactTTGGTGCAGACATCAATGCCAGGAACATAGAGTTTCAGAGGCCAGTGGACGTGGCTCCACCCAGCAGTCTAACAGAGGGTTTCCTGCTGCTATACGAAG CCACACCACGACTGCTGAGCCAGCTGTGTCGTCTGTGCATCAGGAACTGCGTCAGTTGTGACAGACTCCATCTTCTTTCCAACCTTCCCCTGCCCATTCGACTCAGGAACTACCTGCAATACAAATGA
- the asb5a gene encoding ankyrin repeat and SOCS box protein 5 isoform X2 — translation MSDPTEELTNKSFAARLSNVYLSILALFCFKIFIKVSLNLLTYFYIIRGNRKEAARISAEFYEYGQQHLSWADRSPLHDAASQGRLLALRTLILQGHSVNVLTIDHVTPLHEACAGDHVACARALIDAGANVNASTIDGVTPLLNACTMGSVACTEILLENGAKPQSLVYHPSPIHEATSKGHYGCVEALVTWGADVDMDIPHLGTALYTACVCQELECARKLLREGASVQKGKSLDSPLHAAAEKDCTAVVKLLLDFGADINARNIEFQRPVDVAPPSSLTEGFLLLYEATPRLLSQLCRLCIRNCVSCDRLHLLSNLPLPIRLRNYLQYK, via the exons ATGTCAGACCCAACAGAGGAACTCACCAACAAATCCTTCGCGGCCCGGTTGTCTAATGTTTACCTCAGCATCTTGGCACTGTTCTGCTTTAAGATCTTTATTAAGGTTTCTCTCAACTTGCTGACATACTTCTATATTATCCGCGGGAACCGTAAAGAGGCAGCCAGGATATCAGCAGAGTTTTATGAGTATGGCCAACAACACT TATCCTGGGCGGACCGCTCACCACTCCATGACGCTGCGAGTCAGGGCCGCCTCCTGGCTCTGAGGACTCTCATTTTACAG GGTCACAGTGTGAATGTTCTGACTATAGACCATGTGACACCCCTTCATGAGGCCTGTGCTGGAGACCATGTCGCTTGTGCCAGAGCTCTCATTGATGCAGGAGCAAAT GTCAATGCTTCTACAATTGATGGAGTCACCCCGCTGCTCAACGCCTGTACAATGGGCAGTGTGGCATGCACTGAAATTCTTTTAGAAAACGGAGCAAAACCCCAGAGCCTTGTTTACCATCCATCACCAATCCATGAAGCTACGAGCAAAG GTCATTACGGTTGTGTGGAGGCTCTGGTGACTTGGGGGGCAGATGTGGACATGGACATTCCTCACCTGGGCACAGCGCTGTATACAGCCTGCGTCTGCCAAGAGCTGGAGTGTGCCAGGAAACTCCTGAGGGAAG GTGCAAGTGTACAGAAAGGCAAATCCCTGGATTCACCCTTAcatgcagctgcagagaaagaCTGCACAGCCGtagtgaagctgctgctggactTTGGTGCAGACATCAATGCCAGGAACATAGAGTTTCAGAGGCCAGTGGACGTGGCTCCACCCAGCAGTCTAACAGAGGGTTTCCTGCTGCTATACGAAG CCACACCACGACTGCTGAGCCAGCTGTGTCGTCTGTGCATCAGGAACTGCGTCAGTTGTGACAGACTCCATCTTCTTTCCAACCTTCCCCTGCCCATTCGACTCAGGAACTACCTGCAATACAAATGA
- the spata4 gene encoding spermatogenesis-associated protein 4 isoform X1 — MSYTQFYKKTGLPREVVKWLQSLDLSFYPKNVRRDFSNGFLVAEILCRYYPQHFPVRSYDKGTSLSAKQRNWSQIESSLQKQNLHLMKEVIDGSIHCKPGAAELMVQEVYTLLTNRSIRDVQGPEPDFTDQDYQELLPALARSTASKAIKNNLRMSEVMAEPDITTNQRKTEAILQRHLEHKGAERVSDPGRFKVRPHLVRLAAKNLVPSSDECFASSGDTTSKLCSSSTRSGAAVCFKEIKVHQPVRRCLVNY; from the exons ATGTCTTATACACAGTTTTACAAAAAGACAGGACTGCCAAGAGAAGTCGTGAAATGGCTGCAAAGCCTCGACTTGTCATTTTATCCGAAGAATGTGCGCAG AGATTTTTCTAATGGTTTCCTTGTGGCTGAGATATTGTGTCGTTATTACCCCCAACACTTTCCAGTGCGTTCATACGACAAAGGGACTTCACTTTCTGCCAAACAGAGGAACTGGAGCCAAATAGAGAGC TCTTTACAGAAGCAGAATCTGCATTTGATGAAAGAGGTCATTGATGGAAGCATCCACTGTAAACCAGGAGCCGCTGAACTGATGGTGCAGGAGGTGTATACTTTGTTAACTAACCGGAG CATCAGAGATGTTCAGGGACCAGAGCCAGACTTCACTGACCAGGACTACCAGGAGCTTCTGCCCGCACTGGCCCGCTCCACGGCCTCCAAAGCCATCAAGAACAACCTGAGGATGTCAGAGGTCATGGCTGAGCCCGACATCACTACAAACCAGAGGAAGACGGAAGCCATCCTCCAGAGGCACCTGGAGCACAAGGGTGCAGAGAGGGTGTCTGACCCTG GACGTTTTAAAGTGAGACCTCATTTGGTTCGGCTTGCAGCCAAAAATCTTGTGCCATCAAGTGATGAGTGCTTTGCTTCATCTGGAGACACTACATCAA AGCTGTGCTCCTCGTCGACACGGAGCGGAGCTGCTGTTTGCTTTAAGGAGATAAAAGTGCACCAGCCTGTCAGACGCTGCCTGGTTAACTATTAA
- the spata4 gene encoding spermatogenesis-associated protein 4 isoform X2: MSYTQFYKKTGLPREVVKWLQSLDLSFYPKNVRRDFSNGFLVAEILCRYYPQHFPVRSYDKGTSLSAKQRNWSQIESKQNLHLMKEVIDGSIHCKPGAAELMVQEVYTLLTNRSIRDVQGPEPDFTDQDYQELLPALARSTASKAIKNNLRMSEVMAEPDITTNQRKTEAILQRHLEHKGAERVSDPGRFKVRPHLVRLAAKNLVPSSDECFASSGDTTSKLCSSSTRSGAAVCFKEIKVHQPVRRCLVNY; this comes from the exons ATGTCTTATACACAGTTTTACAAAAAGACAGGACTGCCAAGAGAAGTCGTGAAATGGCTGCAAAGCCTCGACTTGTCATTTTATCCGAAGAATGTGCGCAG AGATTTTTCTAATGGTTTCCTTGTGGCTGAGATATTGTGTCGTTATTACCCCCAACACTTTCCAGTGCGTTCATACGACAAAGGGACTTCACTTTCTGCCAAACAGAGGAACTGGAGCCAAATAGAGAGC AAGCAGAATCTGCATTTGATGAAAGAGGTCATTGATGGAAGCATCCACTGTAAACCAGGAGCCGCTGAACTGATGGTGCAGGAGGTGTATACTTTGTTAACTAACCGGAG CATCAGAGATGTTCAGGGACCAGAGCCAGACTTCACTGACCAGGACTACCAGGAGCTTCTGCCCGCACTGGCCCGCTCCACGGCCTCCAAAGCCATCAAGAACAACCTGAGGATGTCAGAGGTCATGGCTGAGCCCGACATCACTACAAACCAGAGGAAGACGGAAGCCATCCTCCAGAGGCACCTGGAGCACAAGGGTGCAGAGAGGGTGTCTGACCCTG GACGTTTTAAAGTGAGACCTCATTTGGTTCGGCTTGCAGCCAAAAATCTTGTGCCATCAAGTGATGAGTGCTTTGCTTCATCTGGAGACACTACATCAA AGCTGTGCTCCTCGTCGACACGGAGCGGAGCTGCTGTTTGCTTTAAGGAGATAAAAGTGCACCAGCCTGTCAGACGCTGCCTGGTTAACTATTAA